In one window of Primulina tabacum isolate GXHZ01 chromosome 8, ASM2559414v2, whole genome shotgun sequence DNA:
- the LOC142554724 gene encoding uncharacterized protein LOC142554724 has protein sequence MAKFETCDMKIVYGTWESSIQLLSKYMCVLSKYNPGTAVEWKHLRANTEMSKTLNYVFWAFRPCVDGFRHCQKIISVVGTHLYTKYKHKMLIAVTLDANNQVLPLAFAIVDEETSYSWKWFLKNLGRHVVRGENGVCLISIGIRESCEQLKIYHIFNLLMVCIVFV, from the coding sequence ATGGCGAAGTTTGAAACGTGTGATATGAAAATTGTTTATGGTACATGGGAGAGCTCTATTCAATTACTGTCAAAATATATGTGTGTTTTGTCCAAATATAATCCGGGAACAGCTGTGGAGTGGAAGCATCTGAGAGCCAACACCGAAATGAGTAAGACGTTGAACTATGTTTTCTGGGCATTCAGGCCGTGTGTTGATGGGTTTCGGCATTGTCAAAAAATAATTAGTGTCGTTGGTACACACTTGTATACCAAATACAAACACAAAATGTTGATCGCTGTCACTCTGGATGCGAACAATCAGGTTCTACCGCTAGCATTTGCTATTGTGGATGAAGAaacatcatattcttggaaaTGGTTCTTGAAGAACCTAGGAAGACATGTTGTTCGTGGTGAAAATGGTGTGTGTCTTATTTCTATAGGCATAAGAGAATCGTGCGAGCAGCTGAAGATCTACCATATTTTCAACCTCCTTATGGTGTGCATCGTTTTTGTTTGA
- the LOC142553998 gene encoding putative plastid-lipid-associated protein 4, chloroplastic produces MALSTLPAPPPSLTAQLSAAAAASSAPNLFHSTAIFSFPSAQLNPIPNSYSTALTPARYKWRTHVSFFTDFLKNNKKKSAKEIKEELFKAIEPLDRGAEATPEDMEIVEQIVSKLEAANPTKEPLKSGLLDGKWELIYTTSQSILQTKRPKFLRSKVNYQAINVDTLRAQNMETGPFFNQVTADLTPVNPKKVAVKFDYFKLGGLVPVKAPDRARGALEITYLDDELRISRGDKGNLFILKMVDPSYRIPS; encoded by the exons ATGGCCTTATCCACACTCCCTGCCCCTCCACCGTCTCTCACCGCTCAGCTCTCCGCCGCGGCCGCCGCCTCATCAGCCCCAAACCTCTTCCACTCCACCGCAATATTCTCTTTTCCATCTGCCCAACTAAACCCCATTCCTAACTCCTACTCCACAGCTCTCACTCCAGCTCGCTATAAGTGGAGAACACATGTCTCCTTTTTCACGGATTTCttaaaaaacaacaaaaagaaGAGTGCCAAGGAGATTAAAGAAGAGCTTTTTAAGGCCATCGAACCCCTTGATCGTGGTGCTGAAGCCACACCTGAAGACATGGAAATTGTTGAGCAG ATAGTTAGCAAACTGGAAGCAGCTAATCCAACAAAAGAACCACTAAAGTCTGGTTTGCTCGATGGGAAATGGGAGCTTATATACACAACATCACAGTCAATTTTGCAAACCAAG AGGCCCAAGTTTTTAAGATCTAAAGTGAACTATCAAGCAATTAATGTGGATACTCTTCGGGCTCAAAATATGGAAACTGGGCCATTTTTCAATCAG GTTACAGCAGATTTAACGCCTGTAAATCCAAAGAAGGTGGCAGTGAAATTCGACTATTTCAAGCTAGGCGGTCTT GTACCTGTCAAAGCCCCTGATCGAGCTCGAGGAGCACTGGAAATTACGTACTTAGATGATGAGTTAAG AATATCGAGAGGCGACAAGGGAAATCTCTTCATCTTGAAAATGGTTGATCCCTCCTACCGCATACCCTCTTGA
- the LOC142553997 gene encoding RHOMBOID-like protein 10, chloroplastic isoform X2 — translation MAPSRESCDWWGSIMSSNSKNSIPIPSGRGLGPTNHLITSAAVALRLHRRLNLARAFQSSLQSVSSLGFEPVLKDICQVRALQFAGFNYFQWSFHALSATVMSLSFFNGDEIRSDSRDVGKSFSRTSRNDLLGKRQWTNILLAANVLAYMAQTVSEGKLLFWGAKINSLISEGQLWRLATSSFLHANIVHLMVNCYSLNSVGPTVEDICGPKRYLAIYITSAIASSATSYWFCKAPAVGASGAIFGLVGSFALFILRHRGIITGSEGELRQIAKVIALNMICKGGQPLNTFLRDCNHRIGS, via the exons ATGGCACCCTCACGAGAATCTTGTGATTGGTGGGGGTCAATAATGTCGTCAAATTCCAAGAACTCTATCCCCATACCGAGCGGGAGGGGTCTTGGACCCACCAACCATCTCATCACCTCCGCCGCCGTCGCTCTCCGCCTCCACCGCCGCCTTAATTTAGCCCGAGCCTTCCAATCATCGCTCCAG AGTGTTTCTTCTCTCGGGTTCGAGCCTGTGTTGAAGGATATATGTCAAGTAAGAGCCCTTCAGTTTGCGGgctttaattattttcaatggtcATTCCATGCTTTGTCTGCTACAGTGATGAGCTTAAGTTTTTTCAATGGAGATGAAATTAGAAGTGATTCTAGAGATGTTGGAAAGTCATTCTCAAGGACATCTAGGAATGACTTACTTGGAAAAAGGCAATGGACCAATATACTTCTTGCTGCTAATGTACT GGCCTATATGGCGCAAACTGTCTCAGAGGGCAAGCTCTTATTTTGGGGAGCCAAG ATTAATAGCCTCATTAGTGAAGGGCAGTTATGGAGGCTAGCTACATCTTCCTTTTTGCATGCAAATATTGTGcatttaatg GTCAATTGTTATTCTCTCAACTCAGTTGGTCCTACCGTCGAGGATATATGTGGTCCTAAAAGATATCTTGCAATATACATCACTTCTGCAATTGCAA GTTCAGCGACGAGTTATTGGTTCTGTAAAGCTCCTGCAGTTGGTGCATCTGGCGCTATCTTTGGACTG GTTGGATCTTTTGCTCTGTTTATACTAAGGCACAGAGGGATTATTACAGGCAGTGAAGGCGAGTTGCGACAGATAGCTAAAGTGATTGCTTTAAATATG ATATGTAAAGGTGGTCAACCTTTAAATACATTTCTTAGAGATTGCAACCACCGAATTGGTTCTTGA